In Plectropomus leopardus isolate mb chromosome 20, YSFRI_Pleo_2.0, whole genome shotgun sequence, one DNA window encodes the following:
- the snrpd3l gene encoding small nuclear ribonucleoprotein D3 polypeptide, like yields MSIGVPIKVLHEAEGHIVTCETNTGEVYRGKLIEAEDNMNCQMSNITVTYRDGRVAQLEQVYIRGSKIRFLILPDMLKNAPMLKSMKNKNQGSGAGRGKAAILKAQVAARGRGRGGMGRGNIFQKRR; encoded by the exons atgtccatcGGCGTACCGATCAAAGTCCTGCATGAAGCAGAGGGACACATTGTGACTTGTGAGACCAACACAGGGGAGGTGTACAGAGGCAAGCTGATTGAGGCTGAGGACAACATGAACTGCCAG ATGTCCAACATAACAGTGACTTATCGTGATGGCCGGGTGGCACAGTTGGAGCAAGTCTACATCCGTGGCAGCAAGATCCGCTTCTTGATCTTACCTGACATGCTAAAGAACGCTCCTATGTTAAAGAGTATGAAGAACAAGAATCAGGGATCTGGCGCAGGACGGGGCAAGGCAGCTATTCTCAAAGCACAGG TGGCTGCGAGGGGTCGGGGCCGTGGTGGAATGGGCAGAGGCAACATCTTCCAGAAGAGGCgataa